The following coding sequences lie in one Xylocopa sonorina isolate GNS202 chromosome 15, iyXylSono1_principal, whole genome shotgun sequence genomic window:
- the LOC143430702 gene encoding uncharacterized protein LOC143430702, whose amino-acid sequence MRMKLLKVVVVLLLSGSGKARPQRSEGSSQALPSQASPAEWRTLGVPQPVREDSSVQPNETQRHVKNFQYMDQSLRTLATQLLNVTNHEAPPKILDNVIKKPNGSQKLIEKNEVAPIKEINVNNGQPSSVGFGRPVNSKFGYFETSHPGQAMAITEEELEREMSSTRLMTAYKNQATTTGGISTWILLNPPATTVKTIEAEKKAKIPSETEVKITVRPTTSMERTETTERVIEKATMPVSTTTIAEEPSTTNKSVTATTKKTTEPKQEKTPVTEKMESVPTTTAKVPQTTMAFISDSKETTITTKKVQVVRTTPKPKIVTTRTTVLSSKPSGSKTPKPNQQNRPKPPMRRTTVKPDIAKNESISTGKVEKVTFRPVQMITIPKNKVESTEKPMFVTKIKASILTETQRTTTQPSIPTTISFEVTTTPKPSATSIDLVAVPAAKPKPIGTKVSNILKVQLKRPLNEATRIEIEPIKVNAPVLKIEKVENEENEAKNEDAAKETESLDNTRIDSTKFDFNPELTKINVDTDVSSPSSTTSTTPSATSTSTTKRPRNNSKRKKNKVRRRKLTTSTTTTTTTTISPLAVSSTENESVTEETIVENGIQESKIIPETKLAGNGTKTKKKPAATPISMQIYNYLSREVMPSFGVMSLVGLGLGLASYFLYPFGGTVTRRNYEVEPKYKYNFDEYGGHYGQNEEEVLSKVLQGMTSDEIKYPGPKGYDNNYYKYQHYDVGYDPRITKKSDQRYSSSSPMYRPENTASVLKYKNTDYRYSDTPSTPNYYDKRSEYVVGSVVPGSVNRQFVVGSVPKDYPSYDEKIPSLSTTGKLPNGYEPTESVQVQFDRDANQNFDYPVGSVSKYGQTQTARPEETYEEVEITPTAVAVEHGPRSLRNKRSLLDPPLRLLTKIYRSRRKRDSVIQIIPTKRELEGEQKEEDLSNEIVDIIDSTLPEEDYANAKKRKNKFTEEDFVNQRRKEKEKEKTRLNGGTATSQDPETSTAISTDPSVVSSTTKTATDATTTTSIEMDTEETTATTSKTIEWTADPTTQKPTESSGYNFFNIVKKIAEIKVRLGLTILKHASEGFARYLGHVQKRINGEE is encoded by the exons ATGCGGATGAAATTACTGAAGGTCGTGGTGGTCCTGCTGCTGTCAGGATCGGGCAAAGCCAGGCCGCAGAGAAGCG AAGGGTCGTCTCAAGCTCTGCCATCGCAAGCGAGTCCTGCGGAATGGAGAACGCTGGGCGTGCCGCAGCCCGTTCGAGAAGATAGCAG TGTTCAACCGAACGAGACGCAGCGCCATGTGAAAAACTTTCAATACATGGACCAGTCTTTAAGAACGCTGGCCACTCAGCTGTTAAACGTGACCAATCACGAAGCGCCGCCCAAGATCCTCGACAACGTGATCAAGAAACCGAATGGCAGCCAGAAACTGATAGAGAAGAACGAGGTCGCCCCGATAAAAGAGATAAATGTAAACAATGGCCAACCTTCCAGCGTTGGATTTGGAAGGCCGGTCAATTCCAAGTTCGGCTACTTCGAGACCAGTCATCCAGGTCAAGCAATGGCCATCACGGAAGAGGAACTCGAGAGGGAAATGAGTTCGACCCGTCTGATGACCGCTTATAAAAATCAGGCAACGACCACTGGTGGGATATCCACGTGGATCCTTTTGAATCCACCGGCCACTACTGTGAAGACGATAGAGGCGGAGAAAAAGGCTAAGATCCCCTCTGAAACGGAAGTGAAGATAACGGTGAGGCCAACGACCTCGATGGAACGAACGGAGACCACTGAAAGGGTGATCGAGAAGGCTACGATGCCTGTTTCCACGACAACAATCGCGGAGGAGCCCTCGACTACTAACAAGTCTGTCACGGCGACCACGAAGAAGACAACCGAACCGAAACAAGAAAAGACTCCAGTCACAGAGAAGATGGAATCCGTTCCGACTACTACCGCGAAGGTTCCACAGACTACCATGGCATTTATTTCTGACAGTAAGGAAACCACCATCACGACGAAGAAGGTACAGGTGGTAAGAACAACGCCAAAGCCTAAAATAGTTACCACCAGGACTACGGTGTTGTCCTCGAAACCTTCCGGTTCCAAGACGCCCAAGCCTAATCAGCAGAATAGACCTAAACCTCCAATGAGAAGGACCACTGTCAAGCCAGATATCGCGAAGAACGAGAGTATTTCGACTGGCAAGGTGGAGAAGGTTACCTTCAGACCAGTGCAGATGATCACGATACCGAAGAATAAAGTGGAAAGCACTGAGAAGCCAATGTTTGTAACCAAGATCAAAGCGTCGATCCTAACGGAGACTCAAAGGACCACCACGCAGCCTTCTATCCCAACCACGATTAGCTTCGAGGTTACCACCACCCCCAAGCCATCTGCTACCAGCATTGATCTTGTAGCGGTCCCTGCGGCAAAGCCGAAACCGATTGGCACCAAAGTGAGCAATATACTGAAGGTGCAACTGAAGAGACCTTTGAACGAAGCGACGAGAATCGAAATAGAGCCCATCAAGGTAAACGCTCCTGTGCTGAAAATCGAAAAAGTCGAGAATGAGGAGAACGAGGCGAAAAACGAAGACGCCGCGAAAGAGACGGAGAGTCTGGATAACACTAGGATAGACTCGACGAAGTTCGACTTCAATCCCGAGTTGACCAAGATCAACGTGGACACTGACGTCTCTTCCCCGTCTTCGACTACCAGCACCACACCCTCCGCAACGTCCACTTCGACCACCAAGAGGCCGAGAAATAACtcgaagagaaagaagaacAAGGTTAGAAGAAGGAAACTTACTACTTCCACGACCACGACCACGACCACGACGATTTCGCCTTTAGCGGTTAGCTCCACGGAGAACGAGTCGGTAACCGAGGAAACGATCGTTGAGAACGGAATACAAGAGTCGAAGATAATCCCCGAGACCAAGCTAGCCGGTAACGGAACGAAGACGAAAAAGAAACCAGCTGCAACTCCTATCAGCATGCAGATTTACAATTACCTTAGTCGAGAGGTGATGCCAAGCTTCGGTGTGATGTCTCTGGTAGGGCTGGGGCTTGGTCTGGCTTCCTACTTCCTCTATCCGTTTGGAGGGACTGTGACCAGAAGGAACTATGAGGTCGAGCCTAAATACAAGTACAATTTCGACGAATATGGAGGTCACTACGGGCAGAACGAGGAAGAGGTTCTGTCTAAGGTTCTTCAAGGTATGACGTCCGATGAAATCAAGTACCCTGGTCCAAAAGGCTATGACAACAATTACTACAAATATCAGCACTACGACGTCGGTTACGATCCTCGGATAACGAAGAAAAGCGATCAAAGGTACTCTTCGTCTTCTCCGATGTATCGTCCGGAGAACACAGCCTCTGTCCTCAAGTATAAAAATACTGACTACCGTTACTCTGACACGCCAAGTACTCCAAATTACTATGACAAACGCTCGGAATACGTGGTTGGCTCGGTTGTTCCTGGCTCGGTTAATCGACAATTCGTCGTTGGGAGCGTTCCAAAGGATTATCCATCTTACGACGAGAAGATCCCATCTCTGTCGACCACGGGAAAATTGCCGAACGGTTACGAGCCAACGGAAAGTGTCCAGGTGCAGTTCGATCGTGACGCAAATCAAAACTTTGATTACCCAGTGGGGTCCGTTTCAAAATACGGTCAGACGCAGACAGCTAGACCCGAGGAGACGTACGAGGAAGTAGAAATTACACCCACTGCTGTTGCCGTGGAGCACGGACCCCGATCTCTGAGGAACAAGAGGTCCCTCTTGGACCCACCTCTCCGGCTTCTAACGAAAATCTACCGTTCTAGACGAAAGAGGGACTCCGTCATTCAAATAATACCCACGAAGAGAGAACTGGAGGGAGAACAGAAGGAAGAGGATTTGAgtaacgaaattgtcgacatCATCGACTCAACGCTGCCCGAGGAGGACTACGCTAACGCCAAAAAGAGGAAGAACAAGTTCACCGAGGAAGACTTCGTGAATCAACGAAgaaaggagaaagagaaagagaaaactcGTCTGAACGGAGGCACTGCGACGAGTCAGGACCCGGAGACGAGTACAGCCATCAGTACGGATCCTTCGGTAGTTTCTTCAACAACGAAGACCGCTACTGACGCTACAACGACGACGTCCATAGAAATGGACACTGAGGAAACCACGGCTACCACCTCGAAAACGATCGAGTGGACCGCAGATCCAACCACGCAGAAGCCAACCGAGTCGAGCGGTTACAATTTCTTCAACATCGTGAAGAAGATCGCTGAGATTAAGGTGCGGCTCGGGCTGACGATCCTCAAACACGCCAGCGAAGGCTTCGCCAGATACCTCGGCCACGTGCAGAAGAGGATCAACGGGGAGGAGTGA
- the LOC143430692 gene encoding uncharacterized protein LOC143430692, whose amino-acid sequence MSKPRGRNAPIRWMIFFHGDILNENGMAVRGAIFLLLVSLTLMGSECDTRYYVKMRTNASEVFKTKGENTRVLVEPMAVIQSSLHDETKATFQEDGQRMIEDFSRAEDAFETSTFNPDVLNKFLEEYASKIKGSTENYQRYPFRVVKPVDTLALGVDDPTTQSTSSSYDQGIKNEESAENSTSTEAGISEALNDTLKRNKYYGANSHEDRNGWVTLEAIPWSKSKISKWQAQTPSTQRPWPEVKPWERPSIGKPWASDYSVRPIYENKPWYEKPKPTWPETNNEKPWQKPTTRPSYYTEKPEETQAQKWPPERPSWNKYTDRPNGDIITDNRPANFPNNWNRPQPTKPSYQYLDKYPDKNQGEESNDWHDFPTRFDDRLRPSTERPGFSQYQYVNNLPQSYPGNGDGQWVLLSTNRGYTKSRQRSMKIDSAGAVENATKSLADKGEEPDPAIAVMTSKRQVRLTVLPSINGTNTTTSHGGLLEVEKTFKSVDQSRKEYELEKQTLPMLPAILKRRPIRNTLGNKPSGSAVLAAVSAGILPATMAMMIPMMLGRRKRDLMAFGMRLPDHVQSVTNSHIPRNEYRIGATRLR is encoded by the exons ATGGCGGTGAGGGGAGCGATCTTCCTGCTCCTGGTGTCCTTGACCCTGATGGGTTCGGAGTGCGACACGAGGTACTACGTGAAGATGAGGACGAACGCATCCGAGGTGTTCAAGACGAAGGGGGAGAATACTAGGGTACTCGTCGAGCCGATGGCCGTTATTCAAAGTTCGTTGCACGATGAAACAAAAGCTACCTTTCAGGAGGACGGTCAGAGGATGATCGAGGATTTCTCGAGGGCCGAGGACGCGTTTGAGACGTCGACGTTCAATCCAGACGTGCTGAACAAGTTCCTCGAGGAGTACGCCAGCAAGATCAAAGGAAGCACCGAGAACTACCAGAGATATCCGTTTCGGGTCGTCAAGCCTGTCGATACTCTTGCTCTCGGGGTGGATGATCCGACTACTCAATCGACCAGCTCGAGCTATGATCAAGGTATTAAGAATGAGGAGAGTGCTGAAAATTCTACGTCGACCGAAGCTGGG ATAAGCGAAGCCTTGAACGACACACTGAAGAGGAACAAGTATTACGGAGCGAATTCGCACGAAGACAGAAATGGCTGGGTTACGTTGGAAGCAATTCCATGGTCGAAAAGCAAAATTTCTAAATGGCAGGCGCAAACGCCCAGTACCCAGCGACCATGGCCGGAAGTGAAACCTTGGGAAAGGCCGAGCATTGGGAAACCTTGGGCCTCGGACTACTCTGTCAGGCCAATTTACGAGAACAAACCATG GTACGAAAAGCCAAAGCCAACTTGGCCAGAAACCAACAACGAGAAGCCATGGCAGAAACCCACGACTCGCCCTTCCTATTACACGGAAAAACCGGAAGAAACGCAGGCACAAAAGTGGCCCCCGGAACGGCCATCTTGGAACAAATACACGGACCGTCCGAACGGCGATATAATTACAGACAATCGGCCAGCGAATTTCCCCAACAACTGGAACAGGCCTCAGCCTACGAAGCCCAGTTATCAGTACTTGGACAAGTACCCGGATAAAAATCAGGGAGAGGAGAGCAACGACTGGCACGACTTCCCAACGAGATTCGACGATCGTCTGCGACCCTCGACGGAGAGGCCAGGTTTCTCGCAGTATCAATACGTCAATAACCTTCCACAGAGTTATCCTGGGAACGGAGACGGACAATGGGTACTCCTGTCCACGAACAGAGGCTACACCAAGTCCAGACAGAGGTCGATGAAGATAGATTCAGCTGGTGCAGTGGAGAACGCAACCAAGAGCCTGGCTGATAAAGGGGAAGAGCCTGATCCAGCCATTGCTGTGATGACTTCGAAAAGACAG GTTAGATTGACGGTGCTACCGTCGATCAACGGCACGAACACAACCACATCCCACGGAGGGCTCCTGGAAGTGGAGAAAACCTTCAAGAGCGTGGACCAGAGCCGAAAGGAGTACGAGTTGGAGAAACAGACACTGCCGATGCTGCCTGCGATTCTGAAGAGGAGACCTATCAGGAATACGTTGGGAAATAAGCCATCCGGCTCTGCTGTTTTAGCTGCCGTGAGTGCTG GAATACTACCGGCAACAATGGCGATGATGATACCGATGATGCTTGGCCGGCGAAAGAGGGACCTAATGGCTTTCGGAATGAGACTTCCCGATCACGTTCAGTCAGTTACGAACTCTCATATTCCCAGAAATGAATACAGGATCGGTGCAACGAGACTAAGATAA